A single Vulcanisaeta distributa DSM 14429 DNA region contains:
- the iorA gene encoding indolepyruvate ferredoxin oxidoreductase subunit alpha has protein sequence MSNCAVKLMLGNHAIAHGALEAGVAVAAGYPGTPSSEIIEYLIDYGKEFGVYAEWSSNEKVAFEVAYGAALAGARSMVTMKHVGLNVAMDPLMSSAYTGVRGGFVIVTADDPNMWSSQNEQDNRWVGLHAYIPVLEPYDPQSAKDFTKLAIEFSEKYGHPVMIRTVTRVSHVRGPVTICSPGAPRYSREYVKDPRRHALVPANARVLKEDLLRRWDSINKGVEELPHTYIDGNKNLIITSGVAFTYALEAVKGYGVKASILNVATPVPLPRKVIMDAVTRADKVVVIEEGDPVIEYQLKALLYDEGVRVPVLGKAENIFNRVGELTINSVMDGLSKALNIVNPLTSLNAVKVDYTPPPRPPVFCPGCPHAASFYELKVATAKSSVKPVFSGDIGCYSLGINNPFNEQDLLTDMGSSLGLGMGIYHGTNGRTMVISIIGDSTFFHAGLPALVNAVYNKTPMLILILDNRVTAMTGGQPNPTGMISIEDVARAVGVDYVRTIDPFDVKNAQEVMIEAVNVVKRGGVAVVIMKRGCALEAVRLFRGYVTRYYVDLDACKACGICYNLIACPAIVPLENRKAWIDPNMCVGCSVCAQVCPYNAIKPEGNVKDWLKKWAEM, from the coding sequence ATGAGCAACTGTGCGGTTAAGTTAATGCTTGGTAATCATGCGATTGCCCATGGAGCATTAGAGGCTGGAGTAGCCGTTGCCGCTGGTTACCCAGGTACGCCATCGAGCGAAATCATTGAGTACCTCATTGATTATGGTAAGGAGTTCGGGGTTTATGCCGAGTGGAGCAGTAATGAGAAGGTTGCCTTTGAAGTGGCCTATGGAGCAGCCCTCGCTGGGGCTAGGTCTATGGTCACCATGAAGCATGTGGGACTTAACGTGGCGATGGACCCACTAATGTCAAGCGCCTACACAGGCGTTAGGGGTGGTTTCGTAATTGTCACGGCAGATGACCCAAACATGTGGAGCAGCCAGAATGAGCAGGATAATAGGTGGGTTGGACTTCATGCCTATATTCCGGTTCTCGAGCCTTATGACCCACAGAGCGCCAAGGACTTCACGAAATTGGCGATCGAGTTTAGTGAGAAGTATGGGCATCCAGTAATGATAAGGACTGTCACCAGGGTATCCCATGTTAGAGGACCCGTAACTATATGCTCGCCAGGAGCTCCCAGGTACTCAAGGGAGTATGTTAAGGACCCAAGGAGACATGCGTTAGTACCTGCCAATGCACGGGTGCTTAAGGAGGATTTACTAAGGAGGTGGGACAGCATTAATAAGGGTGTTGAGGAGCTGCCTCATACTTACATTGATGGAAATAAAAACCTCATAATAACCAGTGGCGTAGCCTTTACATACGCGTTAGAGGCCGTTAAGGGCTACGGCGTTAAAGCCAGCATACTTAATGTTGCGACTCCAGTACCGTTACCGAGGAAGGTTATTATGGATGCCGTTACCAGGGCTGATAAGGTGGTTGTCATTGAGGAGGGCGACCCAGTGATTGAGTATCAATTAAAGGCCCTGCTCTATGACGAGGGTGTCAGGGTGCCGGTGCTTGGTAAGGCGGAGAACATCTTCAATAGGGTTGGTGAATTAACCATTAATTCCGTAATGGATGGTTTATCAAAGGCTCTCAATATCGTAAACCCACTCACATCATTAAATGCGGTTAAGGTCGACTACACACCACCACCAAGACCACCAGTCTTCTGCCCAGGTTGTCCACATGCTGCCTCATTCTACGAGTTAAAGGTCGCCACGGCTAAATCCAGCGTTAAGCCCGTATTTAGTGGGGACATTGGGTGTTACAGCCTCGGTATTAACAACCCATTTAATGAGCAGGACCTACTTACCGACATGGGCAGTTCCCTAGGCCTGGGCATGGGTATTTACCACGGCACCAATGGCAGGACAATGGTAATATCAATAATTGGGGACTCAACATTCTTCCACGCAGGCCTACCTGCACTAGTTAATGCCGTCTATAATAAGACGCCAATGCTAATATTGATTCTTGATAACAGGGTTACGGCAATGACCGGCGGCCAGCCAAACCCCACAGGCATGATTAGCATAGAGGATGTAGCTAGGGCTGTGGGTGTTGATTACGTAAGGACGATAGACCCATTCGACGTAAAGAACGCCCAGGAAGTCATGATAGAGGCGGTGAACGTAGTTAAGAGGGGTGGTGTTGCAGTCGTGATCATGAAGAGGGGCTGCGCATTGGAGGCTGTGAGGTTATTTAGGGGCTACGTGACGCGTTACTACGTTGACCTAGACGCTTGCAAGGCCTGTGGAATATGCTATAACCTAATCGCATGCCCAGCAATAGTGCCCCTTGAGAATAGGAAGGCTTGGATAGACCCGAACATGTGCGTCGGCTGCTCCGTCTGCGCCCAGGTATGCCCATACAATGCAATTAAGCCAGAGGGCAATGTTAAGGACTGGCTAAAGAAGTGGGCTGAGATGTAG
- a CDS encoding Gfo/Idh/MocA family protein, producing MKVLVVGIGSMGLNHIKVLMQLKKEGLVTEVYAVDIDRQRLEAVKGQGVDLTFTDYHDAIKYKPDLGIIAVPTTLHYSVASELMNHMDLLIEKPVTERLDEALDLYRKSKILGRKILVGHIERFNPVYKALINDVNNERPIYVESMRINRLRGNPQSYGNVLLDLGIHDIDLVLDMVNEDKVRVLSTVLRGNPITTAWALLSIGDIIYVLHASWDYEVRVRKIHVTLRNRYYEADLLNRVLIRDGTRHVVEGPDQLRQELIHVLSVLRGVERPIIDITDGIKALAVVNGILTNSPIIDLGELLT from the coding sequence GTGAAGGTTCTTGTTGTTGGTATTGGTTCAATGGGCCTAAACCACATTAAGGTATTGATGCAATTGAAGAAGGAGGGCTTAGTTACTGAGGTTTACGCCGTAGACATTGATAGGCAGAGACTTGAGGCAGTTAAGGGTCAGGGCGTTGACCTAACGTTCACTGATTATCATGACGCCATAAAGTATAAGCCGGACCTGGGCATAATAGCTGTTCCAACAACGCTCCACTATTCAGTGGCAAGTGAGTTGATGAATCACATGGACTTATTAATAGAGAAGCCCGTCACGGAGAGACTCGACGAGGCCCTGGACCTATACCGTAAATCAAAGATCCTCGGTAGGAAAATTCTGGTTGGCCACATTGAAAGATTCAACCCAGTGTATAAGGCTTTAATTAATGATGTTAATAATGAGAGACCCATTTATGTGGAGTCCATGAGAATTAATAGGCTTAGGGGTAATCCGCAATCATATGGTAATGTGCTCCTTGATCTTGGCATTCACGATATAGACCTCGTGCTTGACATGGTTAATGAGGATAAGGTAAGGGTCCTAAGCACGGTACTTAGGGGTAACCCAATCACAACCGCGTGGGCCTTACTTAGTATTGGCGATATTATATACGTCCTCCATGCATCCTGGGACTATGAGGTTAGGGTTAGGAAGATCCACGTTACGTTAAGAAATAGGTATTACGAGGCCGACTTATTAAATAGGGTGTTAATTCGTGATGGGACTAGGCATGTAGTTGAGGGGCCTGATCAGCTAAGGCAGGAGTTAATACATGTGTTGAGTGTCTTAAGGGGTGTTGAGAGGCCGATCATAGATATAACTGATGGCATTAAGGCATTGGCTGTGGTTAATGGTATTCTCACAAATAGCCCCATTATAGACTTAGGCGAGTTACTAACGTGA
- a CDS encoding ribosome biogenesis/translation initiation ATPase RLI codes for MPVRVAVVDKDLCQPRKCSQECIRFCPIVRSGKRAIYMDEQLGHPVITDLCTACGICVRKCPFEAITIVNLPSELGEDCVHQYGPSGFKLFRLPMPKPGRVLGIIGQNAMGKTTIAKILAGELRPNLCANSQVATEDIIRFFRGTELQPYLTRLYKGEVKVVHKPQYIELIPMYVKGTVKDVLMKIGGNEESVRKIAEKLNLTHLLNRDVSKLSGGELQRLAIAAALLRNADTYIFDEPTTHLDIVERLRVAEAIKDIAGGNKYVIVIDHDLAVLDYLADQVVILYGKPGAYGIVSHMRGAREGINEYLNGYLTSENMLIRREPIKFRVKPAPRPIQKEKVLLEWTDLVKRLGDFELEVKAGVIHRGEVIGVLGPNGIGKTTFARLLVNELEPDSGVVIPHGEVRISYKPQYVRDLAVKYGDKTVREYLAMVVGSDFTSKIIWPDLANGLSLTPLMDRELSSLSGGELQRVVVAGSLLRDAEVYLLDEPMAYLDIEQRVRVASVIRRIIEEGDVVALVIEHDITMIDYLSTSVMVFLGEPGRHGVAEPPTDLRTGMNEFLKSQDVTFRREPQVGRPRINKRDSYLDRLQRSIGEYYYYISTEEREEAGGR; via the coding sequence ATGCCCGTCAGGGTAGCAGTGGTTGATAAGGACTTATGCCAACCAAGGAAGTGTAGCCAAGAGTGCATTAGGTTCTGCCCAATCGTGAGGAGTGGTAAGAGGGCAATATACATGGATGAGCAGTTGGGCCATCCAGTCATTACTGACCTATGCACGGCCTGCGGCATATGCGTTAGGAAGTGCCCCTTCGAGGCGATAACCATTGTTAATTTACCAAGTGAGTTGGGCGAGGATTGCGTCCATCAATACGGCCCCAGCGGCTTTAAACTGTTTAGACTGCCCATGCCCAAGCCCGGCAGGGTGCTCGGAATAATCGGTCAGAACGCAATGGGTAAGACAACAATAGCCAAGATACTTGCTGGCGAATTAAGGCCTAACCTATGCGCTAACTCGCAGGTGGCCACGGAGGACATAATAAGGTTCTTCAGGGGTACGGAGCTACAGCCATACTTAACGAGACTTTATAAAGGTGAGGTCAAGGTTGTTCATAAGCCTCAATACATCGAGTTAATACCCATGTACGTTAAGGGTACCGTCAAAGACGTACTAATGAAGATAGGCGGTAATGAGGAGAGCGTGCGTAAGATTGCCGAGAAACTAAATCTCACGCACCTACTTAATAGGGATGTTAGTAAATTGAGTGGTGGTGAGCTCCAGAGACTCGCCATTGCAGCGGCGCTGCTTAGGAATGCCGATACGTACATATTCGATGAGCCGACGACCCACCTCGACATTGTTGAGAGATTGAGGGTTGCCGAGGCTATTAAGGATATTGCTGGTGGTAATAAGTATGTTATCGTGATTGACCATGACTTAGCCGTATTAGATTACCTGGCGGATCAGGTGGTTATTCTCTACGGTAAGCCTGGCGCCTACGGTATTGTGTCGCATATGAGGGGTGCGAGGGAGGGGATTAATGAGTATCTTAATGGTTACCTAACCAGTGAGAACATGCTGATTAGGAGGGAGCCCATTAAGTTTAGGGTTAAGCCAGCTCCGAGGCCTATACAGAAGGAGAAGGTGCTTCTTGAGTGGACAGACCTAGTGAAGAGGCTTGGGGACTTCGAGCTTGAGGTTAAGGCTGGGGTCATACATAGGGGTGAGGTTATCGGCGTATTAGGCCCTAATGGAATTGGTAAGACCACCTTTGCTAGGCTCCTCGTTAATGAGTTGGAACCTGACTCAGGGGTTGTGATACCACATGGTGAGGTCAGAATTAGTTATAAGCCTCAGTACGTTAGGGACTTAGCCGTTAAGTATGGTGATAAGACCGTTAGGGAGTACTTAGCTATGGTCGTTGGTAGTGACTTCACGTCAAAGATAATATGGCCCGACCTCGCCAATGGGTTATCATTGACGCCCTTAATGGACAGGGAATTATCGAGTCTCAGTGGCGGTGAGCTTCAGAGGGTCGTCGTTGCCGGATCGTTGCTCAGGGATGCTGAGGTTTACTTACTTGATGAACCAATGGCCTATCTGGACATTGAACAGAGGGTTAGGGTGGCATCCGTGATTAGGAGAATAATTGAGGAGGGGGATGTTGTTGCCCTAGTAATTGAGCATGATATAACAATGATTGATTATCTAAGCACGTCAGTTATGGTATTCCTAGGTGAGCCGGGTAGGCATGGTGTTGCGGAGCCGCCGACCGACCTGAGGACCGGTATGAATGAGTTCCTTAAGAGTCAGGACGTGACGTTTAGGAGAGAGCCCCAGGTGGGTAGACCGAGGATTAATAAGAGGGATTCATACCTGGATAGGCTTCAGAGAAGTATTGGTGAGTATTACTACTATATAAGTACCGAGGAGAGAGAAGAGGCAGGTGGTCGATAA
- the sepP gene encoding undecaprenyl-diphosphatase SepP — MNFGVERKHLYVALVLYLLYILLTAYVVTSGESNSLNTYLFFVIFNNKIPQLTPLFTVISVDDYGRAFFWIPVALILWYLGGKYRRASVLMVSAFIISLIVGELMKHVLYEPRPFLVLHITPLIHEQPDSSYPSGHALIVSTGAYAAIMALPWYVSLPLTVEALLVSYGRIYVGVHWPLDVIAGWLLGMANVELVLALPWYYDIIHAIMRKLLGWLSYRPEGSTTN, encoded by the coding sequence ATGAATTTTGGGGTTGAGCGCAAACACCTCTACGTAGCGTTGGTGCTGTACCTGCTATACATCCTACTAACGGCTTACGTAGTTACAAGCGGAGAAAGCAATTCATTAAATACATACTTATTCTTCGTGATTTTTAACAATAAAATACCTCAATTAACGCCCCTATTCACGGTGATTAGCGTTGATGATTATGGTAGAGCATTCTTCTGGATACCCGTGGCATTAATACTCTGGTACCTAGGCGGTAAGTATAGGAGGGCTAGTGTTCTCATGGTTTCAGCCTTCATAATAAGCCTAATAGTTGGTGAATTAATGAAGCACGTACTATACGAGCCAAGGCCATTCTTGGTACTACACATAACACCGCTGATTCACGAACAACCGGACTCCTCATACCCATCAGGCCACGCATTAATCGTTAGTACAGGAGCATATGCAGCAATAATGGCGTTACCCTGGTACGTATCACTGCCTCTAACCGTGGAGGCATTGCTCGTGTCTTATGGTAGGATTTACGTTGGCGTTCACTGGCCACTGGACGTGATAGCAGGTTGGTTATTGGGAATGGCTAATGTTGAGCTTGTACTTGCCCTACCCTGGTACTACGACATTATTCATGCAATAATGAGAAAGCTACTTGGTTGGTTGAGCTATAGGCCTGAGGGTTCTACGACCAATTAA
- a CDS encoding tRNA (adenine-N1)-methyltransferase has translation MPIKEGDYVLIVGDGVRSVIKVARGSRISTIRGVINADDIINQEYGTLIKTNLGYDLAVLRPLITDILLERADRVTQVIYPKDAAQIIINAGIGPGSRVAEAGVGSGFMTAMLAYYVRPNGRVYGYDKREDAISIARKNLEMLGLLDWVELKLRDVISDGFLERDLDAVILDMGDPWNAIPRATEALRFDGVLVVYVPTVNQVIKVLRAMSDYGYVDVRMFDVMVREWKTEPDEVRPQTWVNAHTGYILIGRRTLRPIAQPTK, from the coding sequence ATGCCCATTAAGGAAGGGGATTATGTGTTGATTGTTGGTGATGGTGTTAGGTCAGTGATTAAGGTAGCTAGGGGTTCTAGAATAAGCACGATAAGGGGCGTCATAAATGCCGATGATATTATTAACCAGGAGTACGGCACCTTAATAAAAACCAACCTGGGCTATGACCTCGCAGTACTGAGGCCATTAATTACGGATATCCTACTCGAGAGGGCTGATAGGGTTACACAGGTTATTTACCCAAAGGATGCGGCTCAAATAATAATCAATGCGGGGATTGGCCCTGGCAGTAGGGTTGCGGAGGCTGGTGTTGGGAGTGGGTTTATGACCGCCATGCTTGCCTATTACGTCAGACCCAACGGTAGAGTCTACGGTTATGATAAGAGAGAGGATGCGATAAGTATTGCCAGGAAGAACCTCGAGATGCTTGGGCTTCTAGATTGGGTTGAATTAAAGCTAAGGGATGTGATCAGTGATGGATTTCTCGAGAGGGATTTAGATGCCGTGATACTAGATATGGGTGATCCCTGGAATGCAATACCCAGGGCAACGGAGGCTTTGAGATTTGATGGCGTTCTAGTGGTGTACGTGCCCACGGTTAACCAGGTCATTAAGGTGCTTAGGGCAATGAGTGATTACGGCTATGTCGATGTTAGAATGTTCGATGTCATGGTCAGGGAATGGAAGACTGAACCTGATGAGGTTAGACCTCAGACCTGGGTTAATGCCCATACGGGCTATATCTTAATTGGTCGTAGAACCCTCAGGCCTATAGCTCAACCAACCAAGTAG
- a CDS encoding YkgJ family cysteine cluster protein has product MSTAVKAEFPRVRFTCVLCGECCRRYWIPVTHRDVIRIARYTGMKPREFLALFPKEMAADWDEPVIRLRDGEYYLVLKKRLDGTCIFNKWIGEKLICSIHPVKPNVCRYYPFIYWLDNGVVKFEVYDKALGYCPGINKGGYANFKVEISSIGDAVRAKTEFREVINRWNDLFKKGLVKGTLEEFMQYIEQVVDEYSRKNP; this is encoded by the coding sequence ATGAGCACCGCAGTAAAAGCAGAATTCCCAAGGGTTAGATTCACCTGCGTATTATGCGGCGAGTGCTGCAGGCGTTATTGGATACCAGTGACGCATAGAGATGTTATTAGAATTGCCAGGTATACGGGGATGAAACCTCGGGAATTCCTAGCCCTATTCCCAAAGGAAATGGCTGCTGATTGGGATGAGCCAGTAATAAGGCTTAGGGATGGTGAGTACTACTTAGTACTTAAGAAGAGGCTTGATGGCACGTGCATATTCAATAAGTGGATTGGCGAGAAGCTAATTTGCTCAATACATCCTGTAAAGCCTAACGTATGCAGGTACTACCCATTCATTTATTGGCTTGATAATGGCGTGGTTAAGTTTGAGGTTTATGATAAGGCCCTTGGGTATTGCCCAGGGATTAATAAGGGTGGTTATGCGAACTTTAAGGTTGAGATCTCATCAATAGGTGATGCTGTAAGGGCTAAGACCGAATTTAGAGAAGTCATTAATAGGTGGAATGATTTGTTTAAGAAGGGATTGGTTAAGGGAACCCTCGAGGAATTCATGCAATACATTGAGCAGGTCGTTGATGAGTATTCCCGTAAAAATCCATAA
- the psmA gene encoding archaeal proteasome endopeptidase complex subunit alpha: MFSPQVYGYDRAITIFSPEGELYQVRYAGEAVKRGWATVGIKCVDGVVLAAEKRKVSALIDLSSIEKVYMIDDHVGIAASGLLSDARVLIEYARQEAQTHKLLYDEPIDVELLTKRISDLKQMHTQYGGVRPFGAALIVGGVDKHGPRLFQTDPGGIYFGFYAVAMGAESSRITEFLEKEYKYDMNLDECVKLAIRALSLVLEAPEPDRLEIGVVDVKTRLFRKLTTDEISKYLQEVKGSSSQAQSS, translated from the coding sequence ATGTTCTCACCACAGGTATATGGGTATGATAGGGCCATAACGATATTCAGCCCAGAGGGTGAGCTATACCAGGTTAGGTACGCAGGTGAGGCTGTTAAGAGGGGTTGGGCAACAGTCGGTATTAAGTGCGTTGATGGTGTTGTACTCGCCGCTGAGAAGAGGAAGGTCAGTGCGTTAATTGACCTGAGCAGTATCGAGAAGGTGTACATGATCGATGATCACGTTGGGATTGCAGCATCAGGCCTCTTATCAGATGCTAGGGTGCTCATTGAATATGCAAGACAGGAGGCGCAGACTCACAAATTGCTCTATGATGAACCCATAGACGTGGAATTACTAACCAAGAGAATCAGTGATCTTAAGCAAATGCATACGCAGTATGGTGGTGTGAGGCCCTTTGGAGCTGCCTTAATCGTTGGCGGTGTTGATAAGCATGGACCAAGGCTATTTCAGACAGACCCAGGCGGTATATACTTCGGCTTTTACGCCGTTGCAATGGGCGCCGAGTCATCAAGGATAACGGAATTCCTCGAGAAAGAGTATAAGTATGACATGAACCTCGATGAGTGCGTAAAACTAGCCATTAGGGCACTCAGTCTAGTGCTTGAGGCCCCCGAGCCTGATAGGCTTGAGATTGGCGTTGTTGATGTAAAGACAAGGCTATTTAGGAAATTAACTACTGACGAGATAAGTAAGTACCTGCAAGAGGTTAAAGGGTCCTCATCACAAGCACAATCCTCATAA
- a CDS encoding methyltransferase domain-containing protein produces the protein MKIAISVSDGFVSGPGEGDEVWIIDIKDDGSYEVVERYENPAKYAQQVRGVFMLRSVLDHGVDKVILSEIGPPGYRWAIEKGIKIYIFEGRVEDAIRAFIEGRLTEAQGPTHSEHHGYHGHHHHRHIEGFGEYDFLKPYVSGGMVIADLGCGEGYYCNFFKDYASRLYCVDIDETAIEEVRRRFSNYGNITMLNEDITRTSIPSGSVDLAFMSNVFHDIEDKDAAVREVGRILKPGGRLLIIEFKKDVIFGPPFKLSPEEVEHYFSKEGFVREGYAEVSPYHYMLVLKKVR, from the coding sequence ATGAAAATAGCAATATCGGTAAGCGATGGTTTTGTATCAGGACCTGGTGAGGGTGATGAGGTGTGGATAATTGACATTAAGGACGATGGTTCATACGAGGTTGTTGAGCGTTATGAGAACCCTGCAAAATACGCCCAGCAGGTTAGGGGTGTATTTATGTTAAGGAGCGTGCTTGATCACGGAGTCGATAAGGTAATACTTTCCGAAATAGGTCCTCCAGGTTATAGGTGGGCTATTGAGAAGGGGATTAAAATATACATATTTGAGGGACGGGTTGAGGACGCAATCAGGGCGTTTATTGAGGGTAGGCTAACTGAAGCTCAGGGACCAACACATAGTGAGCATCATGGGTATCACGGTCATCACCATCATAGGCATATCGAGGGCTTTGGGGAATATGACTTTCTTAAGCCCTACGTGAGTGGCGGCATGGTTATTGCTGACCTTGGCTGTGGTGAGGGTTATTACTGCAATTTCTTTAAGGATTATGCATCAAGGCTATATTGCGTCGACATTGATGAGACGGCAATTGAGGAGGTTCGTAGGAGGTTCAGTAATTATGGTAATATAACCATGCTTAATGAAGACATCACTCGCACATCAATACCAAGTGGTAGCGTTGACCTTGCATTCATGTCCAACGTGTTTCACGACATTGAAGATAAGGATGCAGCCGTTAGGGAAGTCGGCAGGATATTAAAGCCTGGCGGTAGATTATTAATCATTGAGTTTAAGAAGGACGTGATATTTGGTCCGCCATTTAAGTTAAGCCCTGAGGAAGTTGAACATTACTTTAGCAAGGAGGGATTTGTTAGGGAAGGGTATGCCGAGGTATCTCCCTATCACTACATGCTGGTTCTTAAAAAGGTAAGGTGA
- a CDS encoding phosphoglycolate phosphatase — translation MIKLVLLDIDGTLTKNRNTEALDPDAIAAVQDITDKYVVGLVTGNALIVTQALSLYIGLPKGSPLIAENGCIVDYRGEIHELCEDLNLREVALRLMKLIPGLRPTYQFNYRKFDITLWAPKEPRELVEVVKEELKRMNLDSKVRVSHSGYALHLQPINSSKAVAVKYLCNIMNIPCNEVVYIGDSDTDIEVMDVVGYGVAVSNATDELRKRAKLVLDKPSGKGVADFLRNYLPRL, via the coding sequence ATGATTAAGCTCGTACTACTCGATATTGATGGGACTCTAACGAAGAATAGGAATACGGAGGCCCTAGACCCGGACGCCATCGCCGCTGTTCAGGATATTACGGATAAGTACGTTGTTGGTCTCGTAACAGGCAATGCCCTGATAGTTACCCAAGCCCTCTCATTATACATAGGTTTGCCTAAGGGATCTCCCCTCATTGCTGAGAATGGGTGTATCGTGGATTATAGGGGTGAGATTCATGAGTTATGTGAGGACTTGAACCTCAGGGAGGTTGCCCTGAGACTTATGAAGTTAATACCGGGTTTAAGGCCGACGTATCAATTTAATTATAGGAAGTTTGATATAACGTTATGGGCGCCCAAGGAGCCGCGCGAGTTAGTGGAGGTTGTTAAGGAGGAACTGAAAAGAATGAATTTAGATAGTAAGGTAAGGGTTTCCCACAGTGGCTATGCCCTGCACCTTCAACCAATTAATTCAAGTAAGGCTGTGGCTGTTAAGTACCTATGTAATATAATGAATATACCCTGTAACGAGGTTGTTTACATAGGTGATAGTGACACCGACATTGAGGTGATGGATGTGGTTGGCTATGGGGTTGCCGTATCGAACGCAACCGACGAGCTCAGGAAAAGAGCTAAGTTAGTACTCGACAAGCCCAGCGGTAAGGGCGTTGCAGATTTCCTAAGAAATTACCTGCCCCGACTATGA
- a CDS encoding B12-binding domain-containing radical SAM protein, which produces MVLPKYDVVLTTDRSMMSNYHGKEFLGFVTTGPLFITVGPFKKLGEWIHEYIAMPKMKVDKYGRPFQAPYGMRKIEAALLDAGINAAIIDPDHVHKYIPNAKILMLSHHDYFGLNPPSSTWSAIVGREPLNAYSFRRFMMRIRPYIMDAKSRNGLKVVVGGPSAWQWLYLPELMDFFGVDTVFDGEGERLVVDLVKRILNNEPVPRYIYVGVNDVPSIDEIPTIKYPAVNGFVEIGRGCPRGCAFCSVTLRPLRWYPLEKIEEELKLHVKYGIVHGLIHSDDVPLYGSTGVELNPDKLIKLHQLVKRYYLTMAWSHTTLASVLVAEKKYNRLATKIAEIIEDEHQDWWGAQVGLETGSRRLAKAIMPGKAAPFKIEDWWDVVEEALGVMHDIKLIPALTVIVGLPGETEDDVMETIELLDRIRPYRSLVVPMFYVPMNHIRAEKDGWIIKYNLMPEHIELLKKMFEHSIYWAKDIVNHFYLRGPQYWPVRVAVNYFMNYVERRVRALYDRFDQIAAEIKNKKLVSKVEAPKLMELYTSSSEED; this is translated from the coding sequence ATGGTATTACCAAAGTACGATGTTGTGTTGACGACAGATCGTTCAATGATGAGTAATTATCACGGTAAGGAGTTCCTGGGCTTTGTAACTACAGGGCCATTATTCATAACGGTAGGCCCATTCAAGAAGCTTGGTGAGTGGATTCACGAGTATATAGCAATGCCTAAAATGAAGGTTGATAAGTATGGTAGACCCTTCCAGGCGCCCTACGGCATGAGGAAGATAGAGGCGGCGCTACTTGACGCTGGAATTAACGCGGCAATAATCGACCCAGACCACGTGCATAAGTACATACCCAACGCCAAGATACTCATGCTCAGCCATCATGATTACTTCGGGCTTAATCCACCATCATCGACTTGGTCAGCCATTGTAGGCAGGGAACCACTCAATGCATATTCATTTAGGAGATTCATGATGAGGATTAGGCCGTACATAATGGATGCCAAGAGCAGGAATGGACTTAAGGTTGTGGTTGGTGGGCCATCAGCATGGCAGTGGTTATACCTACCAGAGTTAATGGACTTCTTTGGTGTTGACACGGTATTTGACGGTGAGGGTGAGAGATTAGTTGTTGATCTTGTGAAGAGGATTCTTAATAATGAGCCCGTTCCTCGTTACATATATGTTGGTGTAAATGATGTGCCAAGCATCGACGAAATACCAACGATAAAGTACCCAGCGGTTAATGGTTTTGTTGAGATTGGGAGAGGTTGTCCGAGGGGCTGTGCCTTCTGCTCAGTAACACTGAGACCACTTAGGTGGTATCCGCTTGAGAAGATCGAGGAGGAGTTGAAGCTACATGTTAAGTACGGTATTGTACATGGCTTAATACATTCTGATGACGTACCATTATACGGATCCACAGGCGTTGAGCTTAATCCCGATAAACTGATTAAACTGCATCAACTCGTCAAGAGATATTACCTAACAATGGCCTGGAGCCACACCACATTGGCATCAGTCCTGGTGGCTGAGAAGAAGTATAATAGATTGGCTACGAAGATTGCTGAGATAATTGAGGATGAGCACCAGGATTGGTGGGGTGCCCAGGTAGGTCTTGAGACGGGTTCAAGAAGGTTAGCTAAGGCCATAATGCCTGGTAAAGCAGCGCCGTTTAAGATTGAGGATTGGTGGGATGTCGTTGAGGAGGCATTGGGCGTTATGCACGACATCAAACTTATACCTGCCCTAACGGTGATTGTAGGATTGCCTGGGGAGACTGAGGATGATGTTATGGAGACAATAGAACTACTCGATAGAATAAGGCCCTACAGGAGCTTGGTGGTACCCATGTTCTATGTACCCATGAATCACATTAGGGCTGAGAAGGATGGTTGGATAATTAAGTACAACCTAATGCCTGAGCACATTGAATTACTGAAGAAGATGTTTGAACATAGTATTTATTGGGCTAAGGACATCGTGAACCACTTCTACCTAAGGGGTCCGCAGTACTGGCCCGTTAGAGTTGCCGTTAATTACTTCATGAATTACGTGGAGAGGAGGGTTAGGGCCTTATATGATAGGTTCGACCAAATAGCCGCTGAAATTAAGAATAAGAAGCTCGTATCGAAGGTAGAGGCTCCTAAGCTCATGGAGTTATACACTTCATCTAGTGAGGAGGATTAA